A single window of Nicotiana sylvestris chromosome 3, ASM39365v2, whole genome shotgun sequence DNA harbors:
- the LOC138887812 gene encoding uncharacterized protein: MNEDSELWDIICDSPHVPMKKLGETGPMVSKDRKEYSDVDRKAVEKELSCQQNLALQTAHEGTTQFKLSKNDMLTTEYELFKMKDDESIQDMHTRFTYIINELHLLGDVIPRNKFVRKILNV; this comes from the exons ATGAATGAAGACTCAGAACTATGGGACATCATTTGTGATAgtccacatgttcctatgaagAAGCTTGGAGAAACTGGACCAATGGTATCGAAAGACAGAAAAGAGTACAGTGATGTTGATAGAAAAGCCGTAGAaaaagaactatcgtgccaaCAAAATCTTG CATTGCAAACCgcacacgaaggaactactcagTTTAAACTGTCCAAGAATGACATGCTCACCACTGAGTATGAGCTCTTTaagatgaaggatgatgagtctatacaagatatgcacacaagattcacatacatcataaatgagcttcatttACTTGGAGATGTTATTCCCAGAAACAAGTTTGTAAGGAAGATTCTCAATGTTTGA
- the LOC138887813 gene encoding uncharacterized protein, whose protein sequence is MVRRSGGIPKKGSSSKARNNDLCHKCGKPGHFIKDCPFLKQEQYKQNPDKEAKRNSVPDKRFSRKSAADNILKQALAAWGDSSNESKKETDVENSSMMVVETEASKYDSLFALMDQSDDDEEDEDDEVNFRDVQRNLKSYSSKKLRSLANVLIDAYYSLINDKEILTIELGDAEQSRDDLVVCVVDLNETIANLEKEKESLNKK, encoded by the coding sequence atggttcgaagaagTGGTGGTATACCAAAGAAGGGCAGTTCAAGTAAGGCAAGGAACAATGATCTCTGTCACAAGTGTGGAAAGCCaggacatttcatcaaagactgtccaTTTCTGAAACAGGAACAATACAAACAAAACCCTGACAAAGAAGCAAAAAGGAACTCGGTTCCAGACAAACGATTCAGTCGAAAAAGTGCAGCTGACAATATTCTGAAGCAAGcccttgctgcttggggagactcctccaaTGAATCAAAAAAGGAAACAGATGTAGAAAACAGCTCCATGATGGTGGTAGAAACTGAAGCATCAAAATATGACTCACTTTTTGCACTGATGGATCAATCTGACGATGATGAAGAGGATgaagatgatgaggtaaattttagggatgttcagagaaatctgaagtcGTACTCTTCTAAGAAATTAAGATCATtagcaaatgttctaattgatgCATATTATAGCCTTATTAATGATAAGGAGATCTTGACCATAGAGCTAGGAGAtgctgaacaatctagagatgatctggtggtctgtgtagtcgatctaaatgagaccatagctaatcttgaaaaggaaaaggaatctttgaacaaaaaataa